The stretch of DNA TAATCTGCGTGAGCTCGCCGAACTTCTTCCTGAACTTCTCGACCTGGTCGTCGCTCACCATAACCGCCGAGCGGTTGCCGAGGTAGAAAGGGTGGTTCCCGGACCACACGTCCACCACATACTCCTTCTGGGTCCCACCCGTCGTCATCACCAGCTCTCCGTTACAGTACACCTTGGCGTCGCCATGGAACTCTGGGTGTATATCCTTCTTCCTGCACCGCACCCCACACTGCACCACTCTCCCTACCTGCCaacaaattcaaacaaaaaactCTATCAAAATTCATCATTCCACACTCAAACTTGGTACCTCTGAGTTTGAAATTGGTTACGTTTTTCTTAGGAGGTGGAAGTGGAAGAATGGGTGTTCCTCGAAGGAATGTGTTCGTCACACTCTGCGCCATTTTCAGGTACCTATCCGTTTGTGACAGAGATGAGATTATGGTTACGGACAGACATTGCATATGTGGTCGTCACCAAATGGGCTTCTCCATTCGGCCCAACAAGCCCATTAAGCTTTAAttctagaaaatatatatatatatatatatatatatatatatatatatatatatatatatatattcaggaAGTTATAGTTAATGAAAGCAAAATagtcattttaaaaattggaaGAATGTAGGAAATAGGGAGTAAAAGTCCAAATCATTTTGTTCGAATTTTAACCCAGTTctattataatgaaataatttttttttaatttaatacacATTTAAGTAATTTGAAAGTTTTGCTTCATTTTCACTTTTCCTAGTTAGTTTATgccatcccaattattgaactAGAAAAAAGAGTGTtgatattaattagttttgCTTCTTTAGACAaaacattcaaaatattattctaaaaactGAAACATATTTCATTTACTTTAGAAAGTTCTTtccaaaatattattcaaaatatgtttcatccaaaattcattcaaaaatatattatatatgctttagaaagtttattttgaaaatctcataccaaaaaacaaattt from Vigna unguiculata cultivar IT97K-499-35 chromosome 8, ASM411807v1, whole genome shotgun sequence encodes:
- the LOC114193696 gene encoding 50S ribosomal protein L31, chloroplastic, whose translation is MAQSVTNTFLRGTPILPLPPPKKNVGRVVQCGVRCRKKDIHPEFHGDAKVYCNGELVMTTGGTQKEYVVDVWSGNHPFYLGNRSAVMVSDDQVEKFRKKFGELTQIMEIPVLKGEIVIPSRRKGVSKGGKKK